In the Geobacter sp. FeAm09 genome, one interval contains:
- a CDS encoding sensor histidine kinase: MDWECCWDRDVVALGDCPNIREGDEDLLESPRRRILEKCCDCPNFRRDLERFQTSGHPLGPVFSLIHDEYRRQKIHIQSLLSFLDSKSLEIRFFHELGSVLQSSVDLEEVLSVALTAITAGRGFGMNRAFLLMTDHQRDHLQGYLAIGPRNFEEAHQVWDEIASNDMDLQTLAQSFRKNKLSAERAKFHDILEQISVPLANTDHILIKALDGKQPLLIEDAYHHPDVDPAFARLLGVDTFLLMPLVSRNRRVGMIIADNCITHRRITAEDMHSLETFTFPVAFAIERASLYERLQEELNRVTEAHTKLKEQQELIVRMEKMALVGRITSSIAHSIRNPLMIIGGFARSMLKNTPAGDPKRNFIESIVSEARQLEGVLDEILNYSDSLYPTKDFWDVNQLVETALRDSADALHARGYESTFSAGSELPPAYIDFKQVSYCLRTIIQCDLNGTGRRRVMHIRTHREGDAIVIRIQDHGRYLPQAELDTIMMPFSSTQEMGASLGLALCKTMLEKQGIPLNAQSVPENGIFFTIVLPIRKEEQ, encoded by the coding sequence GTGGACTGGGAGTGCTGCTGGGACAGAGATGTGGTCGCCTTGGGCGATTGCCCGAACATCCGCGAGGGCGATGAAGACCTGCTGGAGTCCCCGCGGCGGCGCATCCTGGAGAAATGCTGCGACTGTCCCAACTTCAGGCGCGACCTGGAGCGCTTCCAAACCAGCGGCCACCCTCTGGGGCCGGTTTTCTCCCTGATCCACGACGAATATCGCCGCCAGAAGATCCACATCCAGTCCCTGCTCAGCTTCCTGGACAGCAAGAGCCTCGAAATCCGCTTCTTCCACGAACTCGGTTCCGTCCTGCAGAGTTCCGTAGACCTGGAGGAGGTACTGTCGGTGGCCCTGACGGCCATCACCGCCGGGAGGGGGTTCGGCATGAACCGGGCCTTTCTGCTGATGACCGATCACCAGCGGGATCACCTTCAGGGATACCTGGCCATCGGGCCGCGCAACTTCGAGGAGGCCCATCAGGTCTGGGACGAGATCGCCAGCAACGACATGGACCTGCAGACCCTGGCCCAGAGCTTCCGCAAGAACAAACTCTCCGCCGAACGGGCAAAATTCCACGACATCCTGGAGCAGATCTCGGTTCCGCTCGCCAATACCGACCATATCCTCATCAAGGCCCTGGACGGGAAACAGCCGCTTTTGATCGAGGACGCCTACCACCATCCCGACGTGGACCCGGCTTTTGCCCGGCTGCTGGGGGTCGATACCTTCCTGCTCATGCCGCTCGTCTCCCGCAACCGCCGGGTGGGCATGATCATCGCCGACAACTGCATCACCCATCGCCGCATCACGGCGGAGGACATGCACTCCCTGGAGACCTTCACCTTCCCCGTGGCCTTCGCCATAGAGCGCGCCTCCCTCTACGAGCGGCTCCAGGAGGAGCTCAACCGGGTCACGGAAGCCCATACCAAGCTGAAGGAACAGCAGGAACTGATCGTCAGGATGGAAAAGATGGCCCTCGTCGGACGGATCACCTCCAGCATCGCCCATTCCATCCGCAACCCCCTGATGATCATCGGCGGGTTCGCACGCTCCATGTTGAAAAACACCCCGGCCGGCGATCCCAAGCGCAACTTCATCGAATCCATCGTCAGCGAGGCCCGCCAGCTTGAGGGGGTGCTGGACGAGATCCTCAACTACTCCGACTCCCTCTACCCGACCAAGGATTTCTGGGACGTGAACCAACTGGTGGAAACCGCGCTCCGCGACTCGGCCGACGCCTTGCACGCCCGGGGCTACGAGAGCACGTTTTCGGCAGGAAGCGAGCTGCCGCCGGCCTATATCGACTTCAAGCAGGTGTCCTACTGCCTGCGTACCATCATCCAATGCGACCTGAACGGCACCGGACGCCGGCGGGTCATGCACATCCGCACCCACCGGGAAGGCGACGCCATCGTCATCCGCATCCAGGACCACGGCCGGTACCTCCCCCAGGCGGAGCTGGACACCATCATGATGCCCTTTTCATCCACCCAGGAGATGGGGGCCAGCCTGGGGCTGGCCCTGTGCAAGACCATGCTGGAAAAGCAGGGAATCCCTCTGAATGCCCAATCAGTGCCCGAAAACGGCATTTTCTTCACGATCGTACTTCCCATCCGGAAGGAGGAACAGTAA
- a CDS encoding OmpA family protein, giving the protein MSAHRDCLAVVDFRAPRQSAAVTPSLSLTPAVGVLVFDGHSNLEASPSYGIRLGYDIIGRNAIDSLAVEAGLDVAMTRLKSNKNSATAYLLRTEALYSLLPRERFVPSLAVGVGGMYVNGDGSPSSTSAFFDYGASVKYFLKDYLALRMDLRHIFVYRDMAARSNFESTLGLSFLLGYDKNLRRVPPVDTDKDGVPDYLDKCPETPKGIKVDRDGCPVDSDGDGVPDYLDKCPGTPPGVKVDQNGCPLDSDGDGVPDYLDKCPGTPENTKVDKDGCPARSTEPAETAAPPAGAEAGQEKPKAAAPVVEPPAAAARKEPPPGTATTDCIARLNGVTLLDSDCDGVPNYLDKCPGTPWGTPVDKDGCPTGSAPAAPAGAAKAPAAQAQPAPSPRAPAAPAPVPVPVPAAAVPAVPEPPRATAPVRPTPPAAAIPAAPAPKKPEPEAAPAPPERTPILIEVPVKPLLPRKGMSSAGYFTAATDNCPAVPDSRIVYDEKPLMKLVINFKVDKADINPKYYAKIREIAEFMKKNPQVSAHVEGHADYTGPFDYNMTLSRVRAVNIKNQILHNGDVDPERISINAYGCSIPVASNKTAEGRRKNRRGVTVVTLTAQGPSVVK; this is encoded by the coding sequence GTGTCCGCACACAGGGATTGCCTGGCGGTCGTGGATTTTCGCGCACCCCGCCAATCCGCCGCCGTCACCCCTTCACTCTCCCTTACCCCGGCGGTCGGCGTGCTCGTATTCGACGGCCACAGCAACCTGGAGGCAAGCCCCAGCTACGGCATCCGCCTGGGATACGACATAATCGGCCGCAACGCCATCGACAGCCTGGCGGTCGAAGCCGGGCTCGACGTGGCCATGACCCGCCTGAAATCGAACAAAAACTCCGCAACCGCCTATCTCCTGCGTACCGAGGCGCTCTACTCCCTGCTGCCCCGGGAGCGGTTCGTCCCCTCTCTTGCCGTCGGCGTCGGCGGCATGTACGTGAACGGCGACGGCAGTCCCTCTTCCACGAGCGCTTTTTTCGACTACGGTGCCAGTGTCAAATACTTCCTCAAGGATTATCTGGCGCTGCGGATGGACCTGCGCCACATCTTCGTGTACCGGGACATGGCCGCCCGCAGCAACTTCGAGTCGACCCTCGGCCTGTCGTTTCTTCTGGGCTATGACAAGAACCTGAGACGGGTGCCGCCGGTGGATACGGATAAGGACGGCGTGCCCGACTATCTGGACAAATGTCCGGAAACCCCGAAAGGGATCAAGGTGGACCGGGACGGCTGCCCCGTGGACAGCGACGGCGACGGTGTGCCCGACTACCTGGACAAATGCCCCGGAACGCCGCCGGGGGTCAAGGTTGACCAGAACGGTTGCCCCCTGGACAGCGACGGCGACGGCGTGCCCGACTACCTGGACAAGTGCCCCGGAACGCCGGAAAATACCAAGGTCGATAAGGACGGCTGCCCGGCCAGGTCCACGGAACCGGCAGAAACCGCCGCGCCCCCGGCAGGGGCGGAGGCCGGCCAGGAAAAACCAAAAGCCGCGGCACCCGTGGTCGAGCCGCCAGCCGCCGCGGCCCGGAAAGAACCTCCCCCCGGGACAGCCACGACGGATTGCATCGCCAGACTCAATGGCGTAACCCTTTTGGATTCCGACTGCGACGGGGTGCCCAACTATCTGGACAAATGCCCCGGAACCCCCTGGGGAACCCCGGTGGACAAGGACGGCTGCCCGACGGGGAGCGCTCCCGCTGCGCCCGCCGGAGCCGCGAAGGCACCTGCGGCTCAGGCTCAGCCTGCTCCGTCCCCCCGTGCTCCGGCGGCTCCCGCTCCGGTCCCGGTCCCGGTCCCGGCCGCTGCCGTCCCGGCGGTCCCGGAGCCGCCACGGGCCACGGCACCCGTACGGCCGACGCCGCCCGCGGCGGCAATCCCTGCCGCGCCGGCACCCAAAAAGCCGGAACCGGAAGCGGCGCCCGCACCCCCGGAGCGGACGCCCATACTGATCGAGGTTCCCGTAAAGCCGCTCCTGCCGCGAAAAGGCATGTCCAGCGCAGGCTATTTTACCGCCGCCACGGACAACTGCCCCGCCGTCCCCGACAGCAGGATCGTGTACGACGAAAAACCGCTGATGAAGCTGGTCATCAACTTCAAGGTGGACAAAGCCGACATCAACCCGAAATATTACGCGAAGATCAGGGAGATCGCCGAGTTCATGAAGAAGAATCCCCAGGTATCCGCCCATGTGGAAGGGCATGCCGATTACACGGGGCCGTTCGATTACAACATGACCCTTTCCCGGGTCAGGGCCGTCAATATCAAGAACCAGATCCTGCACAACGGGGACGTCGATCCCGAGCGGATCAGCATCAACGCCTATGGCTGCTCCATCCCCGTCGCCAGCAACAAGACGGCCGAGGGCCGCCGCAAGAACCGCCGGGGCGTAACCGTGGTAACCCTCACGGCCCAGGGCCCCAGCGTGGTGAAGTAA
- a CDS encoding mannose-1-phosphate guanyltransferase, which produces MKAVIMAGGFGTRIQPLTSSIPKPMIPLFNRPIMLHIVELLKKHDITDLVMLLYHQPFVIKNFFRDGADFGVRITYVTPLQDMGTAGAVKAAEKYLDERFLVISGDLLTDFNLRKIIDFHTDSRAKATITLTSVKDPLQFGVVITDKERRITQFLEKPGWGEVISDTINTGIYVLEPEILASIPDGENFDFSQDLFPAMLKNKEALFGFPAKGYWRDIGNTDSYREAYHDIFKGRINLKIDEPKQDFLGKDLRIGADVTLEYPTGLEGTVVVGDNSQILGDVRIKDSVIGRNCTVEAGVKLNRCVLWDNSYVKKGARISDSVICSNVRVGQGAVLEEGVIVADETSIGDEAVIKSEVKIWPRKMIEAGAIVTANLIWGEKWKKALFEGAMISGLSNVELTPEFVAKLGCAYGTTLPKGSYVLGGRDCNLSSRMLKRCFVGGILSAGVNVRDMKMTPLPILRYKLKTFGEVGGFYLRQALDDPAALEIVFLDGDGLDFSSGMAKNVERIYYKENFRRAHHSEPGAIIEINNVVEFYREGFLRAMDREMVKRAAWTVVVDFNFSPASQILPLILNELGCNVIALNAYVDEGRGGKRAMDKQAGMGQLSKIVVSLGAQAGFWLDPTAEAIALLDEDGRILSGVELLSLMTALVLNSGQKGVIAVPVQAPSTIEQLANQKRCQVTRTKSSERAMLEAANSSEAILAGTIDGRFAFPRFQASFDGMFAIAKLVELGAAGAVPFSSVLADVPSKAFLQASVPCAWEMKGGIMRKMSEDSLDKEATFIDGIKVHFGDEWVLVLPDQHTPHTHIVAEAKDLKAAQRLLTEYQKKVEGWKKELE; this is translated from the coding sequence ATGAAAGCCGTCATCATGGCCGGCGGATTCGGAACCCGCATCCAGCCGCTCACCAGCAGCATTCCCAAGCCGATGATCCCCCTCTTCAACCGCCCGATCATGCTCCATATCGTGGAATTGCTGAAAAAGCACGATATCACCGATCTGGTGATGCTGCTCTACCATCAGCCGTTCGTCATCAAGAACTTCTTCCGCGACGGCGCCGATTTCGGGGTCAGGATCACCTACGTGACCCCCTTGCAGGATATGGGCACGGCCGGGGCGGTCAAGGCGGCCGAAAAGTACCTGGACGAGCGCTTTCTGGTCATCAGCGGCGACCTTTTGACGGACTTCAACCTCAGGAAGATCATCGATTTCCACACCGACAGCAGGGCCAAGGCCACCATCACCCTGACCTCGGTCAAGGATCCGCTCCAGTTCGGGGTGGTCATCACCGACAAGGAAAGGCGCATCACCCAGTTCCTGGAGAAGCCGGGATGGGGCGAAGTCATCTCCGACACCATCAATACCGGCATCTACGTGCTGGAACCGGAGATCCTGGCAAGCATCCCCGACGGGGAAAACTTCGATTTCTCCCAGGACCTCTTCCCGGCCATGCTGAAAAACAAGGAGGCCCTGTTCGGCTTCCCGGCCAAGGGGTACTGGCGCGACATCGGCAACACCGACTCCTACCGCGAGGCCTACCACGACATCTTCAAGGGGAGGATCAACCTGAAGATCGACGAGCCCAAGCAGGACTTCCTGGGCAAGGACCTGCGCATCGGTGCCGACGTGACCCTGGAGTACCCCACCGGCCTCGAGGGGACGGTGGTCGTCGGCGACAACAGCCAGATCCTGGGCGACGTGCGGATCAAGGATTCGGTCATCGGCCGCAACTGCACCGTCGAGGCCGGGGTCAAACTCAACCGCTGCGTGCTCTGGGACAACTCCTACGTCAAGAAGGGGGCCAGGATCAGCGACAGCGTGATCTGCTCCAACGTGCGGGTCGGCCAGGGGGCCGTACTGGAGGAGGGGGTCATCGTCGCCGACGAGACCTCCATCGGCGACGAGGCGGTCATCAAGAGCGAGGTCAAGATCTGGCCGCGCAAGATGATCGAGGCCGGCGCCATCGTCACCGCCAACCTGATCTGGGGCGAGAAGTGGAAAAAGGCGCTCTTCGAGGGGGCCATGATCTCCGGGCTCTCCAACGTGGAGCTGACGCCCGAATTCGTGGCGAAACTGGGCTGCGCCTACGGCACGACCCTGCCCAAGGGGAGCTACGTCCTGGGGGGGCGGGACTGCAACCTCTCCTCGCGCATGCTCAAGCGCTGCTTTGTGGGGGGCATCCTCTCGGCGGGGGTCAATGTGCGCGACATGAAGATGACCCCCCTGCCGATCCTGCGCTACAAGCTGAAGACCTTCGGCGAGGTGGGGGGGTTCTACCTGCGCCAGGCGCTGGACGACCCGGCCGCCCTGGAGATCGTCTTTCTGGACGGCGACGGCCTGGATTTCTCCAGCGGCATGGCCAAGAACGTGGAGCGCATCTACTACAAGGAAAACTTCCGCCGCGCTCACCACAGCGAGCCGGGCGCCATCATCGAAATCAACAACGTGGTCGAATTCTACCGCGAGGGTTTCCTGCGGGCCATGGACCGGGAGATGGTCAAAAGGGCGGCCTGGACCGTGGTGGTGGACTTCAATTTCTCGCCGGCCAGCCAGATCCTGCCCCTGATCCTCAACGAACTGGGGTGCAACGTGATCGCCCTGAACGCCTATGTGGACGAGGGGCGCGGCGGCAAGAGGGCCATGGACAAGCAGGCCGGAATGGGCCAGCTCTCCAAGATCGTCGTCTCGCTGGGGGCGCAGGCCGGCTTCTGGCTCGACCCCACGGCCGAGGCCATCGCCCTTCTGGACGAGGACGGCCGCATCCTAAGCGGCGTGGAGTTGCTCTCCCTGATGACGGCGCTCGTTCTGAACAGCGGCCAGAAAGGGGTCATCGCCGTACCGGTCCAGGCCCCCTCCACCATCGAACAGCTGGCCAACCAGAAACGCTGCCAGGTCACCCGCACCAAGAGCAGCGAGCGCGCCATGCTGGAGGCGGCCAACTCCTCCGAAGCCATCCTGGCCGGCACCATTGACGGCCGTTTCGCCTTTCCCCGTTTCCAGGCATCCTTCGACGGCATGTTCGCCATCGCCAAGCTGGTGGAACTGGGTGCCGCCGGCGCCGTCCCCTTTTCCAGCGTCCTGGCGGACGTGCCGTCGAAGGCGTTCCTCCAGGCCAGTGTGCCCTGCGCCTGGGAGATGAAGGGGGGCATCATGCGCAAGATGAGCGAGGACAGCCTGGACAAGGAGGCAACCTTCATCGACGGCATCAAGGTGCATTTCGGCGACGAATGGGTGCTGGTGCTGCCGGACCAGCACACCCCCCATACCCACATCGTGGCCGAGGCCAAGGACCTGAAGGCGGCCCAGAGGCTGTTGACGGAGTACCAGAAAAAGGTGGAAGGGTGGAAGAAGGAGTTGGAGTGA
- a CDS encoding response regulator, with translation MNRLLVVDDEANIRLLYAEELADEGYEVVTAAGTAEAVEKLREAAFDLVVLDIKLKNESGIDLLQKLVKERHDMPVILCSAFSCYKDDFSAWLADGYVVKSGDLSELKQEIARVLAKKAQRQRAGL, from the coding sequence ATGAACAGGTTACTTGTGGTGGACGATGAAGCCAACATCCGGCTGTTGTATGCCGAGGAGCTGGCGGACGAGGGGTATGAAGTGGTGACGGCGGCCGGAACCGCCGAGGCGGTGGAAAAACTCCGGGAGGCGGCCTTCGACCTGGTGGTGCTGGACATAAAACTCAAGAACGAGAGCGGCATCGACCTGCTGCAGAAACTGGTCAAGGAGCGCCACGACATGCCGGTCATCCTCTGTTCGGCCTTTTCCTGTTACAAGGACGACTTCTCCGCGTGGCTGGCGGACGGCTACGTGGTCAAATCCGGCGACCTGAGCGAACTGAAGCAGGAGATCGCCCGGGTCCTGGCCAAGAAGGCCCAACGGCAGAGGGCCGGCCTGTAA
- the cysS gene encoding cysteine--tRNA ligase → MALRVYNTLSGEKEVFVPITPGRAGMYVCGVTVYDYCHIGHARANVVFDVIYRYLGYAGYDVTYVRNYTDIDDKIINRANREGVDYRTISDRYIQAFDEDMERLGLAKPTVEPKATDHIGGIIAIIEALIAKGHAYESEGDVYYAVETFPDYLKLSKRNLDEMKAGARVEVGDKKRHPMDFALWKGSKPGEPWWQSPWGKGRPGWHIECSAMSMEFLGATFDFHGGGKDLVFPHHENEIAQSEAANGCQFVRYWLHNGFVNINSEKMSKSLGNFFTIRQVLEKFDPETLRFFILSAHYRSPIDFSDQNLDEAQAGLERIYSCLAALDEVLTAHPVPAGVPAGEPPAGAGLELQDRQENLIPRFCEAMDDDFNTAQALGVLFDAVRAANRFLAEMGEPEPAGLALIARTRDRFTEVGRVLGLFGSRPATWLEGVKSAKADQIHISPAEIEGLIAERAEARKTKNFKRSDEIRDLLLEKGIQLLDSAQGTTWKIR, encoded by the coding sequence ATGGCACTGCGCGTCTACAACACCCTTTCCGGTGAAAAGGAAGTCTTCGTACCCATCACGCCCGGCAGGGCCGGAATGTACGTCTGCGGGGTAACGGTCTACGATTACTGCCACATCGGCCATGCGCGGGCCAACGTGGTCTTTGACGTCATCTACCGCTACCTGGGGTATGCCGGCTACGATGTCACCTATGTGCGCAACTACACCGACATCGACGACAAGATCATCAACCGCGCCAATCGGGAAGGGGTGGACTACCGCACCATCAGCGACCGCTACATCCAGGCCTTCGACGAGGACATGGAACGTCTGGGGCTGGCCAAGCCGACGGTGGAGCCCAAGGCCACCGACCACATCGGCGGCATCATCGCCATCATCGAGGCCCTGATCGCCAAGGGACACGCCTACGAGTCGGAGGGTGACGTGTATTATGCCGTGGAGACCTTCCCCGACTACCTCAAGCTTTCCAAGCGCAACCTGGACGAGATGAAGGCCGGGGCGCGGGTTGAGGTGGGGGACAAAAAGCGCCACCCCATGGACTTCGCCCTCTGGAAGGGGTCCAAGCCCGGGGAACCGTGGTGGCAGTCGCCGTGGGGCAAGGGGCGCCCCGGCTGGCATATCGAGTGTTCCGCCATGAGCATGGAATTTTTGGGGGCGACCTTCGATTTTCACGGCGGTGGCAAGGACCTGGTCTTCCCCCATCACGAAAACGAGATCGCCCAGTCCGAGGCGGCCAACGGCTGCCAGTTCGTCCGCTACTGGCTGCACAACGGCTTCGTCAACATCAACTCGGAGAAGATGAGCAAATCCCTGGGCAACTTCTTCACCATCCGTCAGGTGCTGGAGAAGTTCGACCCGGAGACCCTGCGCTTCTTCATCCTGTCGGCCCACTACCGCTCACCCATCGACTTTTCCGACCAGAACCTGGACGAGGCCCAGGCGGGCCTGGAACGGATCTACTCCTGCCTGGCGGCCCTGGACGAAGTCCTGACGGCACATCCCGTCCCTGCCGGCGTGCCGGCAGGGGAGCCGCCGGCGGGGGCCGGACTGGAACTGCAGGACCGGCAGGAGAACCTCATCCCCCGTTTCTGCGAGGCCATGGATGACGATTTCAACACCGCCCAGGCCCTGGGCGTGCTGTTCGACGCCGTGCGCGCCGCCAACCGTTTCCTCGCGGAAATGGGCGAACCCGAGCCGGCCGGCCTGGCGCTCATCGCCCGGACGCGCGACCGTTTTACCGAGGTGGGGCGGGTTCTGGGCCTGTTCGGCAGCCGCCCGGCGACGTGGCTGGAGGGGGTCAAGAGCGCCAAGGCGGATCAGATCCACATCTCCCCGGCGGAGATCGAGGGACTGATCGCAGAACGGGCCGAAGCCCGCAAAACCAAGAATTTCAAGCGAAGCGACGAGATCCGCGACCTGCTCCTGGAAAAGGGGATACAGTTGCTCGATTCCGCCCAGGGCACCACCTGGAAGATACGGTAG
- a CDS encoding glycoside hydrolase family 57 protein has translation MPIPLDVVVIWHMHQPYYKDPLKNEYALPWTYLHGIKDYFDMPAIVEDTPGARAVFNLVPSLIEQILDYAAGTAVDPFLERGKAAPADLEEDDRIFLLENFFSANRQRMIEPSRRYLELLYMAGEGKPGSARDRVRHFSDQDLLDLQVLFFLAWTGEASRRRYPAFAELAAKGEEFTAADKELLFATQRELLQAIIPCYQRLHRDGRAELAVSPYYHPILPLLCDVGSARTAMPRVTLPTAVFRHPEDARAQIRRGIDYFRQVFGFTPTGMWPSEGSVSNEALEIIADNGIGWIATDEDILVKSLEGGLGDHKERLYRPWRFACRHGEIGAFFRDHQLSDLVGFTYSQWDAGRAVADFCGRLHAIKGRASGEGRVIPICLDGENAWEYYPNNAYDFLQGLYRGIAGSPALNLTVCSDVLARSSFDGRLHGIHPGSWINANYGIWIGHPEENRAWDLLAAARNAAVSHSPSVAEALESGKPAADAAVETVCRSLYAAEGSDWFWWYGDDHFSPHSDRFDRLFRQHLMNVYRLLGIDTPLELLEAIKKKSPAGLIREPAGFIDPEINGKISDYFEWLAAGLYDLTRQGSAMHSSDRMLQSFYYGYNRDHLFFRIDGIQELSRMLREIDVLNLHLIYDREYRLPLQMRTDEGLLQVRENNVWVPTRGHCRWKIAKTCEVSVPLEAIKPAPKSKLFASVTLVRDNEEIGRWPTDAPLMIYYAGQEIELDNWLI, from the coding sequence ATGCCGATTCCGCTCGATGTGGTCGTCATATGGCACATGCACCAGCCATACTACAAGGATCCGCTCAAGAACGAGTACGCGCTCCCCTGGACCTATCTGCACGGCATCAAGGATTATTTCGACATGCCGGCCATTGTGGAGGATACCCCGGGGGCACGGGCGGTCTTCAACCTGGTTCCCTCCCTGATCGAGCAGATCCTGGACTATGCCGCCGGCACCGCCGTCGATCCCTTCTTGGAGCGGGGTAAGGCGGCCCCCGCCGACCTGGAGGAGGACGACCGCATCTTCCTGCTGGAAAATTTCTTTTCCGCCAACCGGCAGCGCATGATCGAGCCGTCGCGGCGCTACCTGGAACTGCTCTACATGGCCGGCGAGGGGAAGCCGGGGAGCGCCCGGGACCGGGTGCGCCACTTCAGCGACCAGGACCTGCTGGACCTCCAGGTCCTGTTCTTCCTGGCCTGGACCGGTGAGGCGTCCCGCCGGCGCTATCCGGCCTTTGCCGAACTGGCCGCCAAGGGCGAGGAGTTCACCGCTGCCGACAAGGAGCTGCTCTTCGCCACCCAGCGGGAACTGCTGCAGGCCATCATCCCGTGCTACCAGCGCCTGCACCGGGACGGACGGGCGGAACTGGCCGTTTCCCCCTACTACCATCCCATCCTGCCGCTGTTGTGCGATGTGGGCAGTGCCCGGACCGCCATGCCGCGCGTCACGCTGCCCACGGCCGTGTTCCGCCATCCCGAAGACGCCCGCGCCCAGATCCGGCGCGGCATCGACTACTTCCGGCAGGTCTTCGGCTTTACCCCCACCGGCATGTGGCCGTCGGAGGGATCGGTCAGCAACGAGGCGCTGGAGATCATCGCCGACAACGGCATCGGCTGGATCGCCACGGATGAAGACATCCTGGTCAAAAGCCTCGAAGGGGGCCTGGGAGACCACAAGGAACGCCTCTACCGCCCCTGGCGCTTCGCCTGCCGGCATGGCGAGATCGGCGCCTTTTTCCGTGACCACCAGCTCTCCGACCTGGTCGGCTTCACTTACTCCCAGTGGGATGCGGGCAGGGCCGTGGCGGACTTCTGCGGACGGCTGCACGCCATCAAGGGGCGCGCCAGCGGCGAGGGGCGGGTGATCCCCATCTGCCTGGACGGGGAGAACGCCTGGGAATATTACCCCAACAACGCCTACGACTTCCTCCAGGGGCTGTACCGGGGCATCGCCGGCTCCCCGGCCCTCAACCTGACCGTCTGCTCCGACGTCCTGGCCCGCAGCAGCTTCGACGGCCGCCTGCACGGCATCCATCCCGGCTCGTGGATCAACGCCAATTACGGCATCTGGATCGGCCACCCGGAGGAAAACCGGGCCTGGGACCTGCTGGCCGCGGCGCGGAACGCCGCCGTCTCCCATAGCCCGTCCGTGGCCGAAGCGCTGGAGAGCGGAAAACCGGCTGCGGATGCCGCAGTGGAAACCGTCTGCCGTTCGCTCTACGCCGCCGAGGGGAGCGACTGGTTCTGGTGGTACGGCGACGACCATTTTTCGCCTCACAGCGACCGTTTTGACCGGCTGTTCCGCCAGCACCTGATGAACGTCTACCGCCTGCTGGGGATCGACACGCCGCTCGAGCTCCTGGAAGCGATCAAGAAGAAGAGCCCGGCCGGGCTGATCCGGGAGCCGGCCGGCTTCATCGATCCCGAGATCAACGGCAAGATCAGCGACTATTTCGAATGGCTGGCCGCCGGCCTCTACGACCTGACCCGCCAGGGGTCGGCCATGCACTCCTCGGACCGCATGCTGCAGAGCTTCTATTACGGCTACAACAGGGACCACCTGTTCTTCCGCATCGACGGCATCCAGGAGCTCTCCCGCATGCTGCGGGAGATCGACGTGCTCAACCTGCACCTGATCTACGACCGGGAATACCGGCTCCCCCTCCAGATGCGCACCGACGAGGGGCTGTTGCAGGTCAGGGAAAACAACGTCTGGGTGCCGACCCGGGGCCATTGCCGCTGGAAGATCGCCAAGACCTGCGAGGTCAGCGTCCCGCTGGAGGCCATCAAGCCGGCCCCCAAGAGCAAGCTGTTCGCCTCGGTGACCCTGGTGCGCGACAACGAGGAGATCGGCCGCTGGCCCACGGACGCGCCTTTGATGATCTATTATGCGGGGCAGGAGATCGAGCTGGACAACTGGCTCATATAG